A genome region from Leptospira stimsonii includes the following:
- a CDS encoding LIC10362 family protein has product MIYALILTILCGLFFFLSYKGKGTPKNLSSLRIGFQKALNSPFQKNSLFLLLSLCALMLLPLFWGLAFFLKTDANVLIVIGFMVWTYYWLKYLFSTDEIA; this is encoded by the coding sequence ATGATCTACGCTCTCATTTTGACAATCCTTTGTGGACTTTTTTTCTTCCTATCTTACAAGGGAAAAGGAACTCCGAAAAACCTTTCTTCTTTAAGAATCGGGTTTCAAAAGGCCCTCAATTCTCCCTTTCAAAAGAATTCTCTCTTCCTACTTCTGTCTCTTTGCGCTTTGATGTTGCTCCCGCTTTTTTGGGGGCTTGCTTTTTTCTTAAAGACGGATGCGAACGTTCTGATCGTAATCGGATTTATGGTCTGGACGTATTACTGGTTGAAATATCTATTTTCAACCGATGAGATCGCTTAG
- a CDS encoding LA_0442/LA_0875 N-terminal domain-containing protein, which produces MKKIISLSLSVFLFTNLSLGSETILLKSGDKLEGSIVSQDKESVTFKLADGNTKVYPKSAIRKISFAKIAEPTPVKKEPQVSEREKKLKEDKELAEKQKLEDEKLKTKEEKLKKREEQLAKAKRHYLEGSFGVGGGENQSELRPFFQTVQLAGLLFSSGGQAELQSTPYRSKNHSSTTRLFYAWNRFTFEIRGTEAKGNLDVGGFQTLSYGGGSGSSSTPERATNILLGNGTTKFQKISSRIGFTPYPHPVLDLQILGGIERIWTKTSQEVDSLGGITPTGINPNRVSYRETSNPFKGYSFGIGFEWKFLERFTLQGQLLRLDMRGPSSFQSNEFRFEVAPFKFSQFGLDYQWRSTGTEVNLKFSAKIKGDVSLFVEASNLTLKNKLQSGYITENEGSGNTDPSQILLKVFAPQILIPILLDSKTVLTYVQVGANYRFNF; this is translated from the coding sequence ATGAAAAAAATTATTTCCTTATCCTTATCAGTATTTCTTTTTACGAATCTATCTCTCGGTAGCGAAACGATTCTTCTTAAATCCGGAGACAAATTGGAAGGTTCGATCGTATCCCAGGACAAGGAATCCGTAACCTTCAAGCTCGCGGACGGTAACACAAAAGTGTATCCTAAGTCTGCGATCCGAAAAATTTCCTTTGCAAAGATCGCCGAACCGACTCCCGTAAAAAAAGAACCTCAGGTTTCCGAACGGGAAAAGAAACTCAAAGAGGACAAAGAACTAGCGGAAAAACAAAAATTAGAGGACGAGAAACTCAAGACGAAGGAAGAGAAACTTAAAAAAAGAGAAGAGCAACTCGCAAAGGCGAAACGCCATTATCTAGAAGGATCTTTTGGAGTCGGAGGCGGAGAGAATCAGTCGGAACTCCGTCCATTTTTTCAGACCGTACAACTCGCAGGACTTCTTTTTAGTAGCGGAGGTCAGGCGGAACTACAATCCACTCCGTATCGAAGCAAGAATCATAGTTCTACAACCCGATTATTTTATGCATGGAACCGTTTTACTTTCGAGATCCGGGGAACGGAGGCAAAGGGCAATTTAGACGTCGGTGGATTCCAAACCCTTTCCTATGGAGGAGGAAGTGGTTCCTCTTCTACCCCCGAGAGAGCTACGAATATTCTTTTAGGAAACGGAACTACCAAGTTTCAGAAGATTTCTTCCAGAATCGGTTTTACTCCGTATCCGCACCCTGTATTGGATCTTCAAATCTTGGGAGGGATTGAACGAATTTGGACGAAAACTTCTCAGGAAGTCGACAGCCTCGGGGGGATCACCCCTACAGGGATCAATCCCAACCGAGTGAGTTATCGAGAAACGAGCAATCCGTTCAAAGGTTATAGTTTCGGAATCGGATTCGAGTGGAAATTTTTGGAACGATTCACGCTCCAAGGACAACTCCTTCGTTTGGATATGCGAGGTCCTTCCTCCTTTCAAAGCAACGAATTTCGATTCGAAGTCGCTCCGTTTAAATTCAGCCAATTCGGTTTAGACTATCAATGGAGATCGACAGGGACGGAAGTGAATCTAAAGTTCTCCGCAAAAATCAAAGGAGACGTAAGCTTATTCGTGGAAGCGAGCAATCTAACTCTCAAAAATAAATTGCAGTCCGGCTATATAACGGAAAACGAAGGTAGCGGGAATACGGATCCCTCACAGATCTTACTCAAGGTTTTCGCGCCTCAAATTTTAATTCCGATCTTATTGGATTCGAAGACGGTCTTGACCTACGTTCAGGTGGGCGCGAACTATCGTTTTAATTTTTGA
- a CDS encoding acyl-CoA dehydrogenase family protein — MRALLEKPNDLFNPTENHLALRENVAKFARENMDLQAKENDEHETFNLPLFRRIGSELGLFGVTVPEEDGGMGMDAVAAVIIHEEMSAYDPGFMLSYLAHEVLFVNNFYHSSNPSQRAKYLSKVISGEWIGGMGMTEPGAGTDVLGLRTIATKKGDKYVLNGSKQYITNGSTGSVFLIYAKLDKNSKKMTSFIVESSYPGFSVGKKEEKMGMRSSPTTQLIFEDCEVPAENLVGQEDGALVHMMRNLEIERITLAAQSLGIAKRCVDIMADYTIRHREAFGKKLAEFGQIQRLLAESYADFQAARALVYNVASQIHPENRNSLGAASAKLVATQMAERVSRNAIQALGGYGYCREYPVERLHRDSILLSIGGGTNEAMQKNIVADLKKIYEGTP, encoded by the coding sequence ATGAGAGCATTACTAGAAAAACCCAATGATTTATTCAATCCGACCGAGAACCACTTAGCGCTTCGGGAAAACGTCGCCAAATTCGCAAGAGAGAATATGGATCTTCAGGCGAAGGAAAACGACGAGCACGAGACCTTCAATCTCCCTCTCTTTCGGAGAATCGGTTCCGAACTAGGACTCTTCGGAGTCACGGTTCCGGAAGAAGACGGAGGAATGGGAATGGACGCAGTCGCCGCTGTCATCATTCACGAAGAAATGTCCGCTTACGATCCGGGTTTTATGCTTTCCTACCTCGCGCACGAAGTTTTGTTCGTGAACAACTTCTATCACAGTTCGAATCCTTCACAAAGAGCGAAATATCTTTCGAAAGTGATTTCGGGAGAATGGATCGGAGGAATGGGGATGACCGAACCCGGAGCCGGAACGGATGTTCTCGGACTCAGAACGATCGCGACCAAAAAGGGCGACAAATACGTATTAAACGGTTCCAAACAATACATCACAAACGGAAGTACGGGAAGTGTATTTTTGATTTATGCAAAGTTGGATAAGAATTCGAAGAAGATGACTTCGTTTATCGTAGAGAGCTCTTATCCCGGATTCAGCGTGGGAAAAAAAGAAGAGAAGATGGGAATGCGTTCCTCTCCGACGACTCAGCTTATATTCGAAGATTGTGAAGTTCCTGCGGAGAATTTGGTCGGTCAGGAAGACGGCGCCCTCGTTCACATGATGCGAAATCTCGAGATCGAAAGAATCACTCTTGCGGCTCAGTCTTTGGGAATCGCAAAACGTTGCGTGGACATTATGGCCGATTACACGATCCGTCATAGAGAGGCTTTCGGAAAAAAACTCGCAGAGTTCGGACAGATTCAAAGACTATTAGCAGAATCTTATGCAGATTTTCAAGCGGCTCGCGCACTTGTTTACAACGTAGCTTCTCAAATTCATCCGGAAAACAGAAATTCTTTGGGAGCCGCGTCCGCAAAATTAGTCGCGACGCAGATGGCAGAACGAGTGTCTCGGAATGCGATTCAAGCGCTCGGAGGATACGGATATTGCAGAGAATATCCGGTCGAGAGACTTCATAGAGATTCCATTCTTCTTTCCATCGGTGGTGGAACAAACGAAGCGATGCAGAAGAATATCGTTGCCGATTTGAAAAAAATCTACGAGGGTACTCCTTGA
- a CDS encoding HEAT repeat domain-containing protein: MKFRSLLILAFVVSLTSGALLAEKSTDEHIKTLSSGSDSEKYESAVALGKGKQKSAIPELINLLNRNNEPKIATAAAIALGKIAEPGDTAIALKNKIISSENGDIVYASLASLLNITTKNEKLEDSTKEAFEFADKNRRGDEYVSDFLDLIKKKLKL; encoded by the coding sequence ATGAAATTTCGTTCTCTTCTAATTCTTGCATTTGTTGTTTCTCTTACTTCCGGAGCCCTTCTCGCGGAAAAATCGACCGACGAGCATATCAAAACACTTTCTTCCGGTTCCGACAGTGAAAAATACGAATCCGCAGTGGCACTTGGAAAAGGAAAACAAAAATCCGCAATTCCCGAACTCATCAATCTCCTCAATCGCAACAACGAGCCGAAAATTGCGACAGCCGCGGCGATCGCACTCGGGAAAATCGCCGAACCAGGCGACACGGCGATTGCATTAAAAAACAAAATCATCTCTTCCGAAAACGGAGATATCGTCTATGCTTCGTTAGCTTCTCTTCTCAATATCACAACGAAGAATGAAAAACTGGAAGATTCCACAAAAGAAGCATTCGAATTCGCTGACAAGAATCGCAGAGGAGACGAATACGTTTCCGATTTCTTGGATCTTATCAAAAAGAAACTCAAACTCTAA
- a CDS encoding LptF/LptG family permease produces the protein MSAFPLKLDPIKSFFQYWKKEFFPLKILDKYLFGEFFKIFIGTVILLTGIMLLSLVNDNMRNFTTTKAPRYHVALFLVYSLPKIISTTVVSMSLMFSICFTVGQFSVNKELVSMMAAGVSFFRIVAPLILFGILMWIIMLLGTEFIVRPVNKLAKIEHDTLTEGMGTLANSVYQFHVKGKEGFYYLYFYDPDKDEINGGFNYIRLRPDGSPETVISSLKAKYNYETRIWKMKRVEEWHFDNDLNLSSQESFDEKEYELPEDPTYFKVPAGSVEEMNLIQLGEEQKRRIQKGLPYGDVLTEKHSVFALPMMTIIVTLIGTIAGYFTKKTAGVASLGITIGVVLIYYIFNSAGKSLGENGVIPAFLGVWVTPGMFLGLCFWMFRRMNL, from the coding sequence ATGTCCGCATTCCCGCTCAAACTCGATCCGATCAAATCCTTCTTTCAATATTGGAAGAAAGAATTTTTTCCTCTCAAAATCTTAGATAAGTATTTGTTCGGAGAATTCTTCAAAATTTTTATCGGAACCGTGATTCTTCTTACAGGGATCATGTTGCTTTCGCTCGTAAACGACAACATGAGAAACTTTACAACGACAAAAGCTCCCCGCTATCACGTCGCACTCTTCCTCGTTTACAGTCTTCCTAAAATCATCTCAACTACCGTAGTATCGATGTCTTTGATGTTCTCGATTTGTTTTACGGTGGGGCAGTTTTCCGTGAACAAAGAGTTGGTTTCCATGATGGCCGCAGGAGTTTCGTTTTTTCGAATCGTAGCTCCCTTGATTCTTTTTGGAATTCTCATGTGGATCATCATGCTTTTGGGAACGGAGTTTATCGTAAGACCGGTAAACAAACTCGCAAAGATAGAACACGATACTCTTACCGAAGGAATGGGAACGTTAGCCAACAGCGTCTATCAATTTCATGTAAAGGGAAAGGAAGGATTCTACTATTTGTATTTCTATGATCCGGATAAAGACGAGATCAACGGAGGATTCAATTATATTCGGCTTCGTCCGGACGGATCTCCTGAAACCGTTATCTCTTCCTTAAAAGCAAAATACAATTACGAGACAAGAATCTGGAAAATGAAACGTGTGGAAGAATGGCACTTTGACAACGACCTCAATCTTTCTTCTCAGGAATCCTTTGATGAGAAGGAATACGAACTCCCGGAGGACCCGACCTACTTCAAGGTTCCCGCGGGCTCCGTGGAAGAGATGAATTTGATCCAGTTAGGTGAAGAACAAAAAAGAAGAATTCAGAAAGGACTTCCTTATGGAGACGTTCTTACCGAAAAACATTCCGTCTTTGCACTTCCCATGATGACGATTATCGTAACGTTGATCGGAACGATCGCAGGTTATTTTACGAAAAAAACGGCAGGGGTCGCGTCTTTAGGCATTACGATCGGAGTTGTATTGATCTATTATATCTTTAATTCCGCCGGAAAATCCTTGGGAGAAAACGGCGTTATTCCAGCGTTCTTAGGCGTTTGGGTCACTCCGGGAATGTTTTTGGGTTTATGTTTCTGGATGTTTCGTCGCATGAATCTTTGA
- a CDS encoding O-methyltransferase, translating to MSRKDIQLTEKLEEYIFRFSVRESSSFQRLREETARLAQANMQISPEEGQFLGILSKISGAKRIIEIGTFTGYSSLCFASALPEDGKLLCCDISEEWTKIAKKFWKETGLEQKISLKIGSALETLQVLLESRTSPEWAPDFGFGPSSTDLVFLDADKENYPDYYPLILKLLKPGGLLIADNVLWDGSVADDSHQEPSTVGIRKFNELVYGDPNVEVSLVPIADGVSLIRKNFRE from the coding sequence TTGAGTCGAAAGGACATTCAACTGACCGAAAAACTGGAAGAGTATATCTTCCGGTTTTCCGTTCGAGAATCTTCCTCCTTTCAAAGACTCAGAGAAGAAACGGCGAGGTTGGCACAGGCCAACATGCAAATCAGCCCGGAAGAAGGACAGTTTCTCGGGATTCTTTCCAAAATCAGCGGCGCCAAAAGAATCATAGAAATTGGAACCTTCACCGGTTATTCTTCCCTTTGTTTCGCTTCCGCGTTGCCGGAGGATGGAAAACTTCTTTGTTGCGATATCAGCGAAGAATGGACAAAGATTGCAAAGAAATTTTGGAAAGAAACCGGATTGGAGCAGAAGATTTCTTTGAAGATCGGATCTGCATTAGAAACTTTGCAAGTTCTTTTGGAATCTCGGACATCCCCGGAGTGGGCGCCGGACTTCGGTTTCGGACCGTCCTCGACCGACTTAGTTTTTTTAGACGCGGACAAGGAGAATTATCCGGACTATTATCCCCTGATTTTAAAATTACTCAAACCCGGCGGATTGTTGATTGCGGATAACGTTCTTTGGGACGGAAGTGTCGCCGACGATTCTCACCAAGAACCTTCCACCGTCGGAATTCGAAAATTCAATGAACTCGTGTACGGCGATCCAAACGTTGAGGTCAGTTTGGTTCCGATCGCAGACGGTGTTTCGTTGATTCGGAAGAATTTTCGAGAATGA
- a CDS encoding electron transfer flavoprotein subunit beta/FixA family protein, producing MKIIVLVKQVPDTETSIKVGDKSINEAGIKWIISPYDEFAIEEGIRLREKHGGEVIAVSLGPDRVVEALRTAYAMGADRAVHVKVDNYVPFDTNNTAELIANFAKAENADVIIGGRQSIDTDSSQVVVQVAELLGIPHVAFAVSLEINGTAVKATKEVEGGTQTIETSTPVALTAQKGLNEPRYPSLKGIMTAKKKPVETKSAADLGNPASKIEVVGLEPPPPRIPGRKLEAADANAFASQLVKALREEAKVI from the coding sequence ATGAAAATCATCGTATTAGTGAAACAGGTACCTGACACCGAAACCAGTATTAAAGTAGGGGATAAATCCATCAACGAAGCCGGAATCAAGTGGATTATTTCTCCCTATGATGAATTTGCTATCGAGGAAGGAATCAGACTGCGTGAAAAACACGGTGGCGAAGTAATCGCTGTTTCCCTTGGACCAGATAGAGTTGTAGAAGCTCTTAGAACCGCTTACGCTATGGGCGCAGATCGCGCGGTTCACGTCAAAGTCGACAACTACGTTCCTTTTGATACGAACAACACTGCGGAGCTGATCGCCAATTTCGCGAAAGCCGAAAACGCAGACGTAATCATCGGAGGAAGACAGTCCATCGATACTGATTCTTCTCAAGTTGTCGTTCAAGTTGCGGAACTTCTTGGAATTCCTCACGTCGCATTTGCGGTAAGCCTTGAAATCAACGGAACCGCAGTGAAAGCAACGAAAGAAGTAGAAGGTGGAACACAAACCATTGAAACTTCCACTCCAGTAGCTCTTACAGCGCAAAAAGGACTCAACGAACCTCGTTATCCTTCTCTCAAAGGAATCATGACTGCCAAGAAAAAGCCAGTGGAAACAAAATCCGCCGCTGATCTTGGTAACCCCGCAAGCAAAATCGAAGTTGTCGGACTCGAACCTCCTCCACCGCGTATTCCCGGAAGAAAACTGGAAGCGGCAGACGCAAACGCGTTCGCATCTCAACTCGTAAAAGCTCTCAGAGAAGAAGCTAAGGTTATTTAA
- a CDS encoding HesA/MoeB/ThiF family protein, producing MLTPPEISRYSRNILLDEVKRGGQEKLKSSRVTVIGAGGLGSPVLFYLAAAGIGKIRILDSDSVDTTNLQRQILFKHSEIGSSKAETAKQRIQELNPFIEVESFPLRIQEENAENLLKDCDLILEGSDNFETKFLINDLSCKLKIPLLIAGILRFDGMILGIRPGIDPCYRCIYETLPPSDAIPSCSEAGVIGSMAGIIGSIQATEAVKFLLGLVNEESPGVFGSILQLEAKSMNFHKVSLLKRSDCKACSHI from the coding sequence TTGTTGACTCCTCCGGAAATCAGCCGTTATTCACGGAATATTCTCCTGGATGAAGTCAAACGCGGGGGCCAAGAAAAACTCAAGTCCTCCCGGGTAACTGTGATCGGTGCCGGGGGATTGGGTTCTCCCGTTCTCTTTTATCTCGCCGCGGCCGGGATCGGAAAAATTCGAATTTTAGATTCGGATAGCGTCGACACGACCAATCTTCAAAGACAAATTCTTTTCAAACATTCCGAGATCGGTTCTTCCAAAGCCGAAACCGCAAAACAAAGAATTCAAGAATTGAATCCTTTTATCGAAGTCGAATCTTTTCCTTTGCGTATTCAAGAGGAGAATGCGGAGAATCTCCTAAAAGATTGCGATCTCATTTTGGAAGGATCCGATAACTTCGAAACAAAGTTTTTGATAAACGACTTATCTTGTAAGTTGAAGATTCCTCTTCTCATCGCGGGAATTCTTCGTTTTGACGGGATGATTTTGGGAATCCGCCCCGGAATCGATCCTTGCTACCGTTGTATCTACGAAACCCTCCCTCCCTCCGATGCGATCCCGAGTTGTTCCGAGGCGGGCGTCATCGGAAGTATGGCGGGAATCATCGGAAGCATCCAAGCTACCGAGGCGGTCAAGTTCTTATTGGGACTGGTAAACGAAGAATCACCCGGCGTTTTCGGATCGATTCTTCAGTTGGAAGCCAAATCCATGAATTTCCACAAAGTTTCTCTTTTAAAACGATCCGATTGTAAGGCGTGTTCTCATATATGA
- a CDS encoding M48 family metallopeptidase, protein MEINSPINTLPSEISGLNQAHKRNLWLTVIGLVLFVLVYLALSGWFAWASYSFIHHGLGGNGLELYSWIAGIGSGLISLFMIKALFFVKKGNMGDEYEITEKDQPQLFQFLHQLADETGAPRPHRVFLSPQVNACVFYDLSMLNFFFPSKKNLEIGLALVNVLSISELKAVLAHEFGHFAQKSMAVGNWVYIAQQIAAHLIARRDALDDFLRSVSRFDIRVAWIGWILRLVIWSLRSAMESFFNLVVLAQRALSREMEFQADLVAVSVTGSDALIHALHKLQAADEAWETTQGFIVDHIRMGKGAKDIFPIHSKIIDHSRKIWNNPHYGKVPELPSENPEKHRIFTSEIAQPPRMWATHPYNHEREANAKKRYVPKSLDDRSGWLIFDDADSLREKFTERILSNFKTDFNHDPEILTSVDEYYKKEYLNSDYKGVYLGISFVRYASSPKEFYAYQVSSLKEELDNLYPQSLSEQLEKLRSLEKEKNLLIGVKEGFYAPSDGVIRFRGEELKKRELPSAIKSLEEECKKIQTILFEQDKKCRSVHKKASEEVGMGWPEYLSGLLEIHHYADHSMANLEDSRALLNNVYTVVTADRHVSHSELVRLVVAGNQVFDALEEIHKHKENIILDAELQKYLELKNWSSAFSKFEFTRATEDNMQKWLEVVDSWIDEALSALSALKHASLERLLITESKLAETIRNGRSKLEQAPQPSKAVTEYSTLTPGKERELQKRLDLWDRFQTADGLVPGLLRFAVATGILSAALYFTSFAVLR, encoded by the coding sequence ATGGAAATAAATTCTCCCATCAATACGCTTCCCTCCGAAATTTCAGGATTGAATCAAGCTCACAAACGAAATCTTTGGTTGACCGTTATTGGACTCGTCCTTTTTGTTCTCGTCTATCTTGCGTTAAGCGGATGGTTTGCCTGGGCCTCGTATTCTTTTATTCATCATGGGCTCGGGGGAAACGGTTTGGAATTGTATTCTTGGATCGCGGGTATCGGCTCCGGCTTGATCTCCTTATTTATGATCAAAGCCTTATTCTTCGTAAAAAAGGGAAATATGGGAGACGAATACGAAATCACGGAAAAAGACCAACCGCAACTCTTTCAATTCCTCCATCAATTAGCGGACGAGACGGGAGCTCCGAGACCACACCGAGTATTTCTTTCACCTCAAGTGAACGCATGCGTCTTTTACGATTTATCGATGCTCAATTTTTTCTTTCCTTCTAAGAAGAATCTTGAGATCGGACTCGCACTCGTAAACGTTTTGAGCATAAGCGAATTGAAAGCGGTATTAGCGCACGAGTTCGGACACTTCGCACAAAAGAGCATGGCCGTAGGAAACTGGGTTTATATCGCACAACAGATCGCCGCACACTTGATTGCAAGAAGAGATGCGTTAGACGATTTCTTACGCTCCGTTTCTCGTTTTGATATTCGGGTCGCATGGATCGGTTGGATTCTACGTCTTGTGATCTGGTCTCTCCGATCTGCGATGGAATCTTTTTTCAACTTAGTCGTTCTCGCACAAAGAGCGCTCTCCAGAGAGATGGAATTTCAAGCCGATTTGGTTGCGGTTTCCGTAACCGGAAGCGACGCGCTGATTCACGCATTACATAAATTGCAAGCGGCGGATGAAGCCTGGGAAACGACGCAAGGTTTTATCGTCGATCATATAAGAATGGGAAAAGGCGCGAAGGATATCTTTCCGATTCATTCCAAAATCATTGATCATTCTAGAAAGATCTGGAACAACCCGCATTATGGAAAAGTTCCCGAGTTGCCTTCCGAAAATCCGGAGAAACACCGGATTTTTACCTCTGAGATCGCGCAACCCCCGCGGATGTGGGCGACTCACCCGTACAATCATGAAAGAGAAGCGAACGCGAAAAAAAGATATGTTCCGAAATCTCTGGATGACCGGAGCGGATGGTTAATCTTCGACGACGCCGATTCTTTAAGAGAAAAATTTACGGAACGGATTCTTTCCAATTTCAAAACGGATTTCAATCACGATCCTGAAATTCTAACAAGCGTTGATGAATACTACAAAAAAGAATATCTCAACAGCGATTACAAAGGAGTGTATCTCGGAATATCGTTCGTCCGTTATGCGTCTTCTCCGAAAGAATTCTACGCTTATCAAGTGAGTTCCTTGAAAGAAGAACTCGACAACCTCTATCCGCAAAGTTTATCCGAACAACTCGAAAAACTTCGCTCCCTTGAAAAAGAAAAAAACTTATTGATCGGCGTAAAAGAGGGCTTTTACGCACCTTCGGACGGAGTCATTCGATTTCGAGGAGAAGAATTGAAAAAGAGAGAACTTCCCTCGGCAATCAAAAGCCTGGAAGAAGAATGTAAAAAAATCCAAACTATTCTCTTCGAACAGGATAAGAAATGCCGTTCGGTTCACAAGAAGGCGTCCGAAGAAGTGGGAATGGGTTGGCCAGAATATTTAAGCGGCCTTTTGGAAATACATCACTACGCCGATCATTCCATGGCCAATTTAGAGGACAGCAGAGCGCTGTTGAATAACGTTTATACCGTTGTCACTGCTGATCGTCACGTAAGCCACTCTGAATTGGTTCGTCTCGTCGTAGCCGGGAATCAGGTTTTCGATGCTCTTGAGGAAATCCACAAACATAAGGAAAATATAATATTAGATGCGGAACTTCAGAAATATTTGGAACTGAAAAATTGGTCCTCTGCATTTAGTAAATTCGAATTCACTCGAGCAACCGAAGACAACATGCAGAAATGGCTCGAGGTCGTGGACTCTTGGATCGACGAGGCATTGAGCGCTCTTTCCGCACTCAAACACGCAAGCCTGGAAAGGTTACTGATCACAGAATCGAAATTAGCCGAAACAATTCGCAATGGCCGATCCAAATTGGAGCAGGCGCCGCAACCTTCGAAGGCGGTAACTGAATATTCTACCTTAACGCCCGGAAAAGAACGGGAATTGCAAAAACGTTTGGATCTCTGGGATCGATTTCAAACCGCGGACGGACTTGTTCCTGGACTTTTGCGTTTTGCCGTCGCAACCGGAATTTTGAGTGCCGCTTTGTATTTCACAAGTTTTGCGGTTCTTCGTTAG
- a CDS encoding LIC10415 family protein: MEVPLTNLISSAEKLIRDKRSSVNGRTASAQEGQGSLDKTEFSSGLTSRYLKIQETLSSLQGEFSKEQMKLGILNEGNTPNSELINILFGETPLFRELSENPDMDQAVLKEQIQDKKNKLTDSIRNLEVESENIFSVGMLKGQENFSKSLEAITGKGVQMKQLSEKTIERLIKE, from the coding sequence ATGGAAGTTCCACTCACAAATCTGATCAGCTCCGCGGAAAAATTGATCCGCGACAAACGGTCTTCCGTTAATGGGAGAACCGCGTCCGCACAGGAAGGACAAGGAAGTCTGGACAAAACAGAATTTTCTTCGGGACTCACTTCCCGATACCTGAAAATCCAGGAAACCCTTTCCAGCCTACAAGGAGAATTCTCCAAAGAACAGATGAAACTAGGAATTTTGAATGAAGGGAACACGCCGAACAGCGAACTCATCAACATTCTTTTCGGAGAAACGCCTCTGTTCAGAGAATTATCCGAAAATCCGGACATGGATCAAGCCGTTCTAAAAGAGCAGATTCAGGATAAAAAGAATAAACTAACGGATTCGATCCGAAACTTGGAAGTAGAATCGGAGAATATCTTTTCAGTAGGAATGTTGAAAGGTCAGGAGAATTTCTCCAAATCCTTGGAAGCGATTACAGGAAAAGGCGTTCAGATGAAACAACTTTCCGAAAAAACCATAGAACGATTGATTAAAGAATAA
- a CDS encoding helix-hairpin-helix domain-containing protein → MKKKEYSKSNVDYMEQPDILREFQTLPGVGKSIAMDFWNLGFRSLDEIKSKDPEKLYVQICEFHGGHVDRCMLYVFRCVHYALNTKQPNSEKLKWWNWKDSVKTQKLKR, encoded by the coding sequence ATGAAAAAAAAAGAATATTCAAAATCTAACGTAGACTATATGGAGCAACCCGATATTCTCAGAGAATTTCAAACTCTTCCCGGGGTCGGAAAGTCGATCGCGATGGATTTTTGGAATCTAGGATTTCGAAGTCTGGATGAAATCAAATCGAAGGACCCGGAAAAACTCTACGTTCAAATCTGCGAATTTCACGGAGGACATGTGGATCGTTGTATGCTCTACGTCTTTCGTTGCGTCCACTACGCTTTGAACACGAAACAACCGAATTCAGAAAAGCTAAAATGGTGGAATTGGAAAGATTCCGTCAAAACTCAAAAATTAAAACGATAG